The proteins below are encoded in one region of Balaenoptera ricei isolate mBalRic1 chromosome 6, mBalRic1.hap2, whole genome shotgun sequence:
- the ATP6V1G1 gene encoding V-type proton ATPase subunit G 1, with amino-acid sequence MASQSQGIQQLLQAEKRAAEKVSEARKRKNRRLKQAKEEAQAEIEQYRLQREKEFKAKEAAALGSHGSCSTEVEKDTQEKMTILQTYFRQNRDEVLDNLLAFVCDIRPEIHENYRING; translated from the exons ATGGCCAGTCAGTCGCAGGGCATCCAGCAGCTGCTCCAGGCCGAGAAGCGGGCCGCCGAGAAGGTGTCCGAGGCCCGCAAGC GAAAGAACCGGAGGCTGAAGCAGGCCAAAGAAGAAGCCCAGGCTGAAATTGAACAATACCGCCTGCAGAGGGAGAAGGAGTTCAAGGCCAAGGAAGCTGCG GCTCTGGGATCCCACGGCAGTTGCAGCACTGAAGTGGAGAAGGACACCCAGGAGAAGATGACCATCCTTCAGACCTACTTCCGGCAGAACAGGGATGAAGTCCTGGATAACCTCTTGGCCTTTGTCTGTGACATCCGGCCAGAAATCCATGAGAATTACCGCATAAACGGATAA